Proteins encoded together in one Ciona intestinalis chromosome 1, KH, whole genome shotgun sequence window:
- the LOC100180405 gene encoding surfeit locus protein 1-like: MSSFFCCYVPMSMTCLLCYRNANNYCVNKFKVKMLRQKIYAMLIFANKASTTTKVSFSNSAKNLQSINPRQYSKNRTQDPTGKWLMLAFPASAFGLGVWQWRRKAWKSNLIKELEQKTTAEPILFPTDLSELQNLEYRPLIVRGTFDHSKELYIEPRSLIDRSKNKPIDAGSVMSIQNKNMGVLVITPFHVTDHDITILVNRGFVPKEQKNPKARMSGQIEKEIEIVGLLRHNEKRPPLSPKNNPVRNHWFYKDLDQMGSLTGAEPILLDAVFESSVPGGPIGGQTRVSLRDEHLSYMITWFSLSAITSYMWYMRFLK, encoded by the coding sequence AtgtcaagttttttttgctgcTATGTGCCAATGTCTATGACATGCTTATTATGTTACAGGAATGCTAACAACTATTgtgtgaataaatttaaagtaaaaatgttgAGACAGAAAATATATGCCATGCTTATTTTTGCCAACAAAGCTTCCACAACAACAAAGGTTTCGTTTTCCAACTCGGCTAAAAATCTTCAGTCAATAAATCCACGACAATATTCTAAAAATAGAACCCAAGATCCAACAGGAAAGTGGCTAATGCTCGCATTCCCTGCTAGTGCCTTTGGGTTGGGGGTTTGGCAATGGAGAAGAAAGGCTTGGaaaagtaatttaattaaagaacTGGAACAAAAAACCACAGCAGAGCCCATTCTGTTTCCCACTGACTTAAGCGAGCTTCAGAATTTGGAATATCGTCCGTTAATTGTCCGTGGAACATTCGACCACTCAAAGGAATTATACATTGAGCCAAGatctttgattgacaggtcaaaaaataaaccaattgATGCGGGGTCCGTGATGTCAATACAGAACAAGAACATGGGTGTGTTGGTAATCACACCATTCCATGTTACAGACCATGATATAACAATCTTAGTTAACAGAGGATTTGTACCAAAGGAGCAAAAAAATCCAAAGGCGAGAATGTCAGGGCAAATAGAGAAGGAAATCGAAATAGTTGGCTTGCTTCGACATAATGAAAAACGACCACCTTTGTCTCCAAAAAACAACCCCGTTCGTAACCACTGGTTTTATAAAGACCTTGATCAAATGGGTTCCTTAACTGGTGCTGAACCTATATTACTAGATGCTGTGTTTGAATCCTCAGTACCTGGTGGTCCCATAGGAGGCCAAACCCGTGTCAGTTTGAGAGATGAACATTTATCTTACATGATAACTTGGTTTTCTTTATCTGCTATCACATCGTATATGTGGTACATGAGGTTTCTCAAATAA
- the LOC100178785 gene encoding 39S ribosomal protein L28, mitochondrial gives MPRIPLPLHKIPLPGYKPGRSSWTHKLPRNSYLFDPAVKYPIYSKLPEKWREDYEEPKPMLYQKIETGTKRPQASGLWVKGKNGEPQRVANIPLQVRYPPESREGLWGGEGIVWGFKYARGKKMSRKYYKVWKPQLFTRTLYSEILDKKFKTTVTGLTLDLIDEAYGFDFFILNTSSTVLQEFGSKLKREILLRLADKDNLFPNNPVKQEEILKKYGKYIMDKEEASWVGLTLKEALEKQMKIELENRKPVPLLEKYTEQLKEQLKLSQTVVSEDAALHLHSAKK, from the coding sequence ATGCCAAGAATTCCTCTGCCGTTGCATAAAATACCATTGCCTGGGTACAAGCCTGGGAGATCTAGTTGGACTCATAAGCTGCCAAGAAACTCATATTTGTTTGACCCTGCTGTGAAATACCCAATTTATTCAAAGTTACCAGAAAAATGGCGGGAAGATTATGAAGAACCAAAGCCAATGTTGTATCAGAAGATTGAAACAGGAACTAAAAGGCCACAGGCTTCAGGACTATGGGTAAAAGGTAAAAACGGCGAACCTCAAAGAGTTGCGAATATACCTTTGCAAGTAAGGTACCCTCCTGAATCACGAGAAGGGTTATGGGGTGGGGAGGGGATAGTTTGGGGGTTTAAATATGCCCGCGGGAAAAAGATGTCAAGAAAATACTACAAAGTGTGGAAACCTCAACTGTTTACGAGAACTTTGTACAGTGAGATTTtggataaaaagtttaaaacaactgttacTGGGTTGACTCTTGACTTGATTGACGAAGCTTAtggatttgatttttttattcttaacacCTCGTCTACGGTTCTACAGGAGTTTGGTTCAAAACTGAAAAGAGAAATATTGCTACGTTTAGCAGATAAAGACAATCTATTTCCCAACAATCCTGTTAAACAAGAAGAGATTCTcaaaaaatatggaaaatatattatggATAAAGAAGAGGCAAGTTGGGTTGgattaactttaaaagaagCTTtggaaaaacaaatgaaaatcgAACTTGAAAATAGAAAGCCAGTTCCTTTGCTGGAAAAATATACAGAACAGTTGAAAGAACAACTTAAGTTGTCACAAACTGTAGTATCTGAAGATGCTGCGTTGCATCTACATAGTGCTAAGAAATAG